Below is a genomic region from Bradyrhizobium sp. 1(2017).
TGAACTTGTGAAAGGGCGGCGCATGCCCTTAGGTCACGAGGCCCGCCGCGAGTCAGAAGCCCGACATGCCTGTGCCTTCGACCAGATCCCGCCCTAAGCCTGCGCCCACTGACGTCGGACCAACGCTCGATCTCGACCGTTACGTCCCGGCGTTCGTCACCTTCATCGCCAACAAGCTCTCGAACAGCGCGACCGCATTCTATCAGCGGCAATTCGGCGTCAACGTCACGGAATGGCGGATCATGTCGCTGCTGGCGATCGAGCCCGGCATTCCCGCCTCGCGCATCTGCCACGTCATCGGCTTCGACAAGGGGCCGGTGAGCCGGACGCTCGCGGGGCTCGAGAAGCGCGGGCTGGTGTCGATCCGCACCGACCCGAACGACGGCCGCACCCATTCGATCTCGCTGACCGCGAAGGGCCGCACCACCCATGACAAGGTGATCGTCGCCGCCCTCGAGCGCGAGCGGCGCCTGTTGTCCTGCCTCAGCAAGGACGAGCGCGAGGTGCTGATCGATCTCTTGCGCCGGCTGCACGAAAATCTCGGCGCGGTCACCAGAGGCACCGAGGCCTGACGGGCCGCGCGCGGGACGCCGGGTCCCGTCAACCTCAATCATGCGTCGGCCATTGCCGACGGCCTTCGTTCCGCCGCGCATTGCTTCCTCCAGAAAGGGGTGCAGCGGTTTGCCCGCCGTCATCCTTGTCTGGAACGGTTCGCATAGATTAGTTGCTTAGGCAACAAAAGAATCGGCAGGATATTGCGGCAGGGTTGCTGGCCTAATGGAGGACGGCGGCGCGCTTCAGCCACTACAGCCCAATCCACTCACCGGGTGCCTCATCATTCAACCGCGCCACGGCGTCGGCACGCCTGG
It encodes:
- a CDS encoding MarR family winged helix-turn-helix transcriptional regulator, which produces MPVPSTRSRPKPAPTDVGPTLDLDRYVPAFVTFIANKLSNSATAFYQRQFGVNVTEWRIMSLLAIEPGIPASRICHVIGFDKGPVSRTLAGLEKRGLVSIRTDPNDGRTHSISLTAKGRTTHDKVIVAALERERRLLSCLSKDEREVLIDLLRRLHENLGAVTRGTEA